A stretch of the Corylus avellana chromosome ca6, CavTom2PMs-1.0 genome encodes the following:
- the LOC132185310 gene encoding LEAF RUST 10 DISEASE-RESISTANCE LOCUS RECEPTOR-LIKE PROTEIN KINASE-like 2.1 — translation MDFHLSISSIIIILFLSFFLTILPPSYCDEDDPFEVCNRTYNCGGVNIPFPLWGGSRPEYCGHPGYNLSCLNNEYPVIEIEGIEFRVLNITTSSRTFTVARSDLWDGPCSVHPEFRNTTLNYTLFDYASTNQNITILYGCPPQNDDIPVRNRFNCSPEVGDGKVNAYFIDEYLPNNQVEALTRDCDNNIQVPILRTSAIALLADPQGGAPAVHQAMDKGFEVEYYSNPLGTACTACEDSGGVCGGSNSRGQFLCYCRNQRQSNNTCPIQTKVTAGIGVLMVTICCFKRKLSSSKIISFWRKESETHKSVEAFLRNNGPLAIRRYSYSDIKKMTNSFRDKLGEGGFGGVYKGKLQDGSLVAVKVLKESKGNGDEFINEVASISRTSHVNIVTLMGFCFEGSKRTLIYEFMPNGSLEKFIYKENHSKANCHLEWETIYKIALGIARGLEYLHRGCNTRILHFDIKPHNILLDENFCPKISDFGLAKICSKEESIISMLGARGTIGYVAPELVCRNIGGVSHKSDVYSYGMMVSEMVGGRKNIDIGVDRSSELFFPHWIYKRLELDEELGLKGLMNEEDQERARKMIIVSLWCIQTDPSNRPPMSKVVNMLEGSLDSLQIPPKPFFSSPPRSPADLSTTTETSQVIL, via the exons ATGGATTTCCATCTCTCTATTTcttccatcatcatcatcctatTCCTCTCCTTCTTCTTAACAATACTACCGCCGTCTTACTGCGACGAAGATGATCCTTTTGAGGTCTGCAACCGTACATATAACTGTGGTGGCGTCAACATTCCGTTCCCTTTATGGGGAGGTAGCCGACCTGAATATTGCGGTCATCCGGGGTACAACCTCAGCTGCCTCAACAATGAATACCCGGTTATCGAAATTGAAGGAATAGAATTCCGCGTTCTAAACATCACCACATCTTCTCGAACCTTTACCGTTGCAAGGTCGGACCTCTGGGATGGTCCGTGTTCTGTACATCCGGAGTTCAGAAATACAACCTTGAATTACACTTTGTTTGATTACGCTTCAACCAATCAAAACATAACTATATTATACGGCTGTCCTCCTCAAAACGACGACATACCAGTCCGAAATAGATTTAATTGCAGCCCAGAAGTTGGTGATGGGAAAGTTAATGCTTACTTCATAGACGAATACCTCCCAAACAACCAAGTTGAAGCACTTACAAGGGATTGCGACAACAATATCCAGGTTCCGATTCTCCGGACTAGTGCTATTGCTCTTCTTGCAGACCCTCAGGGTGGAGCCCCGGCAGTTCATCAAGCGATGGATAAAGGTTTTGAGGTCGAATATTACAGCAATCCATTGGGGACTGCCTGTACGGCGTGTGAGGATTCAGGTGGGGTATGCGGTGGTTCTAACTCCAGGGGGCAGTTTCTCTGCTATTGCCGTAACCAACGGCAATCTAATAATACATGTCCGATTCAAACGAAAG TCACTGCTGGAATTGGAGTTTTAATGGTTACAATATGCTGCTTCAAAAGAAAGCTCTCATCAAgtaaaattatttcattttggaGGAAGGAAAGTGAAACCCACAAGAGTGTGGAGGCCTTTTTAAGGAACAATGGACCTCTTGCCATTAGAAGATACAGTTATTCAGATATCAAGAAAATGACCAACTCCTTCAGAGATAAATTAGGCGAAGGGGGCTTTGGTGGTGTCTACAAGGGAAAGTTACAAGATGGTTCTCTTGTGGCAGTGAAGGTTTTGAAAGAATCAAAAGGTAATGGAGATGAATTCATTAACGAGGTTGCAAGCATTAGTAGGACCTCTCATGTCAACATTGTCACTCTTATGGGCTTTTGCTTTGAGGGTTCTAAAAGAACTCTTATCTATGAGTTTATGCCTAATGGATCTCTCGAGAAGTTCATATACAAAGAAAATCACTCCAAGGCTAATTGTCACTTGGAATGGGAGACTATATACAAGATTGCACTTGGCATTGCTCGTGGACTAGAGTACTTACATAGAGGTTGCAATACACGAATCTTGCATTTTGACATAAAACCTCATAACATTCTTTTGGATGAgaatttttgcccaaaaatttctgattttggccttgcaaaAATATGCTCGAAGGAAGAGAGTATCATATCCATGTTGGGTGCAAGAGGAACTATAGGATATGTAGCTCCAGAACTAGTTTGTAGAAATATTGGGGGGGTTTCTCATAAGTCAGATGTTTATAGCTACGGAATGATGGTTTCAGAAATGGTTGGGGGGAGAAAGAATATTGATATCGGGGTTGATCGTAGTAGTGAATTATTTTTTCCACATTGGATTTACAAGCGTCTTGAACTAGATGAAGAGCTTGGATTGAAGGGCCTTATGAATGAAGAAGATCAAGAAAGAGCAAGGAAGATGATAATAGTAAGTTTGTGGTGCATACAAACTGACCCCTCAAACCGACCACCAATGAGTAAAGTTGTGAATATGTTAGAAGGAAGCCTCGATTCCTTACAAATCCCACCCAAGCCTTTCTTCTCTTCCCCACCAAGATCACCAGCAGATCTTTCAACTACAACGGAGACATCGCAGGTAATTCTTTGA
- the LOC132185309 gene encoding LEAF RUST 10 DISEASE-RESISTANCE LOCUS RECEPTOR-LIKE PROTEIN KINASE-like 2.1 produces the protein MDFHLSLSSIIIILFLSFLTILPPSYCDEDDPFVVCNSTYACGSVNISFPFWGGGRPEYCGHPGHELSCHETDDEYPVMGFEGLDFRVLNINKSYPTFTISRLDLLDGPCSPPLELRNTTLNYTLFHYTSTDQNLTKLYGCPAVQDNNIPALRNRFNCSKGAPDGKFNAYFLENESPLGVELHARLRRDCDNNIQVPILRNTSAIALLDDPQGGGPAVEKAMVQGFEVEYSNGLGILCRGCEDSGGVCGGSNSTGAFVCYCRDQWQSNDTCPIQMKEKMTNFFRNKLGEGGFGGVYKGKLQDGSLVAVKVLKESRGNGEEFINEVASISRTSHVNIVTLLGFCFEGSKRALIYEFMPNGSLEKFIYKENPSKASCRLEWETTYKIALGIAHGLDYLHKGCNTRILHFDIKPHNILLDENFCPKISDFGLAKICAKEESIISMLGARGTVGYVAPELIFRNIGRVSHKSDVYSYGMMVLEMVGGRKNIDIGVDHTSELYFPHWIYKRLELDEELGLEGLMKEEDKETVKKLIIVSLWCIQTEPLNRPPMNRVVDMLKGSLDSLHIPPKPFLSSPPRSPTHQSTTMESSIMDHS, from the exons ATGGatttccatctctctctttcttccatcatcatcatcctatTCCTCTCCTTCTTAACAATACTACCGCCGTCTTACTGCGACGAAGATGATCCTTTTGTGGTGTGCAACAGTACATATGCCTGTGGAAGCGTCAACATTTCGTTCCCTTTCTGGGGCGGCGGCCGACCTGAATATTGCGGTCATCCAGGGCACGAGCTCAGTTGCCACGAAACTGATGATGAGTACCCGGTTATGGGATTTGAAGGTCTAGACTTCCGCGTGCTAAACATCAACAAATCTTATCCAACCTTTACCATTTCAAGGTTGGACCTCTTGGATGGTCCTTGTTCTCCACCTCTAGAGTTGAGAAATACAACCTTGAATTACACTTTGTTTCATTACACTTCAACCGATCAAAACTTAACTAAACTCTACGGCTGCCCTGCTGTTCAAGACAACAACATACCTGCACTACGAAATAGATTTAATTGCAGCAAAGGAGCTCCTGATGGGAAATTTAATGCTTATTTCCTGGAAAACGAATCGCCATTGGGCGTCGAATTACATGCACGACTTAGAAGGGATTGCGACAACAATATCCAGGTTCCGATTCTCCGGAATACTAGTGCTATTGCTCTTCTTGACGACCCTCAGGGTGGAGGCCCGGCAGTTGAGAAAGCAATGGTTCAAGGTTTTGAGGTGGAATACAGCAATGGATTGGGGATTCTCTGTAGGGGGTGTGAGGATTCAGGTGGGGTATGCGGTGGTTCTAACTCCACGGGGGCGTTTGTCTGCTATTGCCGTGACCAATGGCAATCTAATGATACATGTCCGATTCAAATGAAAG AAAAAATGACCAACTTCTTTAGAAATAAGTTAGGCGAAGGGGGCTTTGGTGGTGTCTACAAGGGAAAGTTACAAGATGGTTCTCTTGTGGCAGTGAAGGTTTTGAAAGAATCAAGAGGTAATGGAGAGGAGTTCATTAACGAGGTTGCAAGCATTAGTAGGACATCTCATGTCAACATTGTCACTCTTTTGGGCTTTTGCTTTGAGGGTTCTAAACGAGCTCTTATCTATGAGTTTATGCCTAATGGATCACTCGAGAAGTTCATATACAAAGAAAATCCCTCCAAGGCTAGTTGTCGATTAGAATGGGAGACTACATATAAGATTGCACTTGGCATTGCTCATGGACTAGATTACTTACATAAAGGTTGCAACACACGAATCTTGCATTTTGACATAAAACCTCACAACATTCTTTTGGATGAGAATTTCTgtccaaaaatttctgattttggccttgcaaaAATATGCGCTAAAGAAGAGAGTATCATATCCATGTTAGGTGCAAGAGGAACCGTAGGATATGTGGCACCAGAACTTATTTTTAGAAATATTGGGAGGGTATCTCACAAGTCAGATGTTTATAGCTATGGAATGATGGTTTTAGAAATGGTTGGGGGGAGAAAGAATATTGATATCGGGGTTGATCATACTAGTGAATTATATTTTCCACATTGGATTTACAAGCGTCTAGAACTAGATGAAGAACTGGGATTGGAGGGCCTTATGAAGGAAGAGGACAAAGAAACTGTAAAGAAGCTGATAATAGTGAGTTTGTGGTGTATACAGACTGAACCTTTAAACCGACCACCAATGAACAGAGTTGTGGATATGTTGAAAGGAAGCCTCGATTCCTTACATATCCCACCCAAGCCGTTCTTGTCTTCCCCGCCAAGGTCACCCACACATCAATCAACTACAATGGAGTCATCGATCATGGATCATTCTTAA